The following proteins are co-located in the Rhodococcus opacus B4 genome:
- a CDS encoding LLM class flavin-dependent oxidoreductase, translating to MELGIISLGDIQTNPATGFAFPAVQRIDETIGYAALADTLGLDVFALGEHHTPDHAVASPAVVLSAIAARTKNIRLTSGVTVLSTLDPVRVYQDFAQLDLISRGRTEITVGRSAYLEPFALFGENPAAYDELFAEKLDLLLRLRTERNVTWSGRFRPPLHDAAIVPRAYQNPLPVWVGVGGSPESAERAGRWGLPMVLGLIGGSIQQARRTVDIYRAAGERAGHANTLRVGISTHFYAGATASEARKVFPYYREYLRPKPPSGRGFHIDRTSFEAGTRPGQAIMIADADELIEKIVLAHDLLGVDRFFGQADWGGMPRTLVEESITRLATQIAPAVRDAVPTEQKATTR from the coding sequence ATGGAACTCGGCATCATCTCCCTCGGCGACATCCAGACGAACCCGGCCACCGGCTTCGCCTTCCCCGCAGTACAACGCATCGACGAGACGATCGGCTACGCGGCGCTCGCCGACACGCTCGGCCTGGACGTGTTCGCGCTCGGCGAGCATCACACCCCCGACCATGCAGTCGCCTCACCGGCCGTCGTCCTGTCGGCAATCGCGGCTCGCACGAAGAACATCCGACTCACCAGCGGCGTCACGGTACTCAGCACCCTCGACCCCGTTCGCGTCTACCAGGACTTCGCGCAGCTCGACCTCATCAGCCGCGGGCGCACCGAGATCACCGTCGGGCGCAGCGCCTACCTCGAACCGTTCGCGCTCTTCGGCGAGAACCCCGCCGCCTACGACGAGTTGTTCGCCGAGAAACTCGATCTGTTGCTGCGATTGCGCACCGAACGGAACGTGACCTGGTCGGGTCGGTTCCGGCCTCCCCTGCACGATGCTGCGATCGTGCCGCGGGCCTACCAGAACCCGCTGCCGGTATGGGTCGGTGTCGGCGGGTCACCGGAAAGCGCGGAGCGTGCCGGACGATGGGGCCTACCGATGGTCCTCGGGCTCATCGGCGGCTCGATCCAGCAGGCGCGCCGGACAGTCGACATCTACCGCGCAGCGGGCGAACGAGCCGGGCACGCCAACACCCTCCGGGTCGGCATTTCGACCCACTTCTACGCCGGCGCGACAGCATCGGAAGCACGCAAGGTATTCCCCTATTACCGTGAGTACCTGCGGCCCAAACCACCTAGCGGACGCGGCTTCCACATCGACCGGACAAGCTTCGAAGCCGGTACCCGGCCCGGGCAAGCAATCATGATCGCCGACGCCGACGAGCTGATCGAAAAAATCGTCCTCGCCCACGACCTACTGGGTGTCGACCGATTCTTCGGGCAGGCTGACTGGGGCGGGATGCCTCGCACCCTGGTCGAAGAGTCCATCACCCGTCTGGCGACCCAGATCGCCCCTGCCGTCCGGGATGCCGTACCAACCGAACAGAAAGCGACAACACGATGA
- a CDS encoding NAD(P)-dependent oxidoreductase, with protein sequence MKVTVFGATGAIGQLLVHNLLASGHTVRAYVRNPSKVPAQWRDQVQLVVGEITDADAIDNAVADTDIVVSALGPSMDRKATGLPLVEGTTLIIDAMKRHRVPRFIGLGTPSVLDRRDTKTLQARLVGLMGRTLLPRAYRELLGMSEVAMNSGLDWTIVRFIRPTDGPPKEIAHKGFFGTDKIGWSTTRADIAAFTAAQVDSDTYINAAPAISN encoded by the coding sequence ATGAAGGTCACCGTATTCGGCGCAACTGGAGCGATCGGACAGCTGCTGGTGCACAACCTGCTCGCGTCCGGCCATACCGTCCGTGCCTACGTCCGCAACCCGTCCAAGGTGCCGGCGCAGTGGCGCGATCAAGTCCAGCTCGTGGTCGGGGAAATCACCGACGCCGACGCGATCGACAACGCCGTCGCCGACACCGACATCGTCGTCAGCGCACTCGGACCCAGCATGGACCGCAAAGCCACCGGCCTGCCGCTCGTGGAGGGCACCACCCTCATCATCGACGCGATGAAACGCCACCGTGTACCCCGCTTCATCGGGCTGGGCACCCCAAGCGTGCTGGACCGACGTGACACGAAGACCCTCCAGGCACGGCTGGTGGGATTGATGGGACGGACATTGCTACCACGCGCCTACCGCGAACTACTCGGCATGTCCGAAGTCGCCATGAACTCCGGCCTCGACTGGACCATCGTCCGCTTCATCAGGCCCACCGATGGCCCGCCCAAGGAGATCGCGCACAAAGGCTTCTTCGGCACCGACAAGATCGGATGGTCAACGACCCGCGCCGACATCGCCGCCTTCACCGCAGCACAGGTCGACAGCGACACGTACATCAATGCTGCACCCGCGATCAGCAACTGA
- a CDS encoding enoyl-CoA hydratase/isomerase family protein — MDTSQPVITPQDLVDGVADTPLLAAGAVVDTPLLMVDLDGAVDEDIAARAAARARRTDRLLVGMRRTPGPVPEPIADLAAGLDTTLATAADPADRWVVGVDDVDTALAELHDVVADNVHAAIVLGQVLRLSENLPVPQAIDVESLAYSTLLGTPGFRRWLEQRGPRPLPPPSPQEPVLVRREAERLLITLNRPERRNAYGAEVRDGLVDALRLAIADDTITAIVLDGAGPSFSAGGDLDEFGTTPDLATAHLIRTRAGAGRLVAQLADRIEVRGHGSCVGAGIEVPAFAGRIVAAPGTVFRLPEVSMGLIPGAGGTVSVPRRIGRWRAFWLCATGAALDTETALAWGLADEMSADPNLR; from the coding sequence GTGGATACCTCGCAGCCCGTGATCACCCCACAGGACCTGGTGGACGGAGTCGCCGACACTCCCCTGCTCGCAGCGGGTGCCGTCGTGGACACTCCACTGCTCATGGTGGACCTCGATGGCGCGGTCGACGAGGACATCGCGGCGCGAGCCGCCGCGCGGGCCCGGCGCACCGACCGTCTGCTGGTCGGGATGCGCCGCACCCCGGGCCCCGTCCCCGAACCCATCGCCGACCTCGCGGCCGGTCTCGACACCACCCTCGCCACCGCCGCCGACCCGGCCGACCGGTGGGTCGTCGGCGTGGACGACGTGGATACCGCGCTCGCCGAACTCCACGACGTCGTGGCCGACAATGTGCACGCCGCGATCGTGCTCGGCCAGGTGCTGCGGTTGTCGGAGAATCTCCCGGTGCCACAGGCCATCGACGTCGAATCGCTGGCCTACTCCACGCTCCTGGGGACGCCGGGGTTCCGGCGGTGGCTCGAGCAGCGCGGTCCCCGGCCGTTACCGCCGCCATCGCCGCAGGAACCGGTGCTGGTGCGCCGGGAAGCCGAGCGGCTGCTGATCACCCTCAACCGGCCCGAGCGCCGCAACGCCTACGGCGCGGAGGTCCGCGACGGGCTCGTCGACGCGCTCCGGTTGGCCATCGCGGACGACACGATCACCGCGATCGTGCTCGACGGGGCAGGTCCGTCGTTCTCCGCGGGCGGCGACCTCGACGAGTTCGGCACCACCCCCGACCTCGCGACCGCGCACCTCATACGCACGCGCGCAGGCGCCGGCCGGCTGGTGGCGCAGCTGGCCGATCGCATCGAGGTCCGGGGGCACGGCAGCTGCGTCGGCGCCGGGATCGAGGTACCCGCATTCGCGGGCCGGATCGTGGCCGCGCCGGGCACCGTGTTCCGCTTGCCGGAGGTGTCCATGGGGTTGATCCCCGGGGCCGGCGGAACCGTGAGCGTACCGCGACGGATCGGCCGATGGCGGGCCTTCTGGCTGTGCGCCACCGGCGCCGCTCTCGACACCGAGACCGCACTGGCATGGGGTCTTGCCGACGAGATGAGTGCCGACCCAAACCTGCGCTAG
- a CDS encoding CoA transferase produces MFIPPPHASPAPDPVRDWADSGVVALTGRVDGPPIVPPGRAATVARAMAAWIADVSALGGRRIGVDGAGLLSERAAFTGFRRRGDVSLGGSCRLLPAADGWAAVSCARPDDPALLGALVSNVVDEDDPWPVVADWVRHHSGAELAQRGALVSVAAGPVSRAHTPPLPPMPLHPRPVDGLLVVDFSALWAGPLCAHLLGLAGARVVKVETPDRPDGARRGNASFYRLLHAGHESVVLDPATTGGRRALTALVAAADIVIEASRPRALAGFGLDAAAVVDRGATWVSITASGRASDRIGFGDDLSATAGLVARDAKGPVFVGDALADPLTGVTAAALAMSAPADGSGHLWDLSMSDLVASTLTDDPVPKPTLREGRWVVETASGVVPIAAPRARTAAGCAPESGVDTAAVLRSLGIAAP; encoded by the coding sequence GTGTTCATCCCGCCCCCGCACGCGTCTCCGGCGCCGGATCCTGTGCGGGACTGGGCCGACAGTGGAGTGGTAGCCCTCACCGGCCGGGTCGACGGGCCACCGATCGTCCCTCCCGGTCGGGCGGCGACGGTGGCGCGGGCGATGGCCGCGTGGATCGCCGACGTCAGTGCCCTCGGTGGTCGGCGGATCGGAGTCGACGGTGCCGGGTTGCTGTCGGAGCGGGCGGCGTTCACCGGGTTCCGGCGCCGCGGTGATGTGTCGCTGGGCGGCAGCTGCCGGTTGCTCCCGGCCGCCGACGGGTGGGCCGCCGTCTCCTGTGCCCGGCCCGACGATCCCGCGCTGCTCGGCGCCTTGGTGAGCAATGTCGTGGACGAGGACGATCCCTGGCCCGTTGTCGCCGACTGGGTGCGCCACCACAGCGGCGCAGAGTTGGCGCAGCGGGGGGCTCTGGTGAGCGTCGCAGCGGGCCCGGTGTCGAGGGCGCACACACCTCCACTGCCGCCGATGCCGCTGCACCCTCGGCCCGTCGACGGGTTGTTGGTCGTGGATTTCAGCGCCCTGTGGGCGGGCCCGCTGTGCGCCCATCTGCTCGGACTCGCCGGAGCACGTGTGGTGAAGGTCGAGACCCCGGACCGCCCGGACGGTGCGCGCCGCGGGAACGCGTCGTTCTACCGGCTACTTCACGCGGGCCACGAATCGGTGGTGCTCGATCCCGCCACGACCGGGGGGCGCCGGGCCCTGACCGCGCTGGTCGCTGCCGCCGACATCGTGATCGAGGCGTCCCGCCCACGCGCACTGGCGGGTTTCGGGCTCGACGCCGCCGCCGTCGTCGACCGCGGGGCGACGTGGGTGTCGATCACCGCGTCCGGACGCGCCTCGGACCGTATCGGCTTCGGTGACGACCTGTCCGCGACCGCAGGGCTGGTCGCTCGTGATGCCAAAGGTCCGGTCTTCGTCGGTGATGCGCTTGCCGACCCACTGACCGGGGTCACCGCGGCGGCGCTCGCGATGTCCGCCCCTGCCGACGGGTCTGGGCACCTCTGGGATCTGTCGATGTCGGACCTGGTCGCGTCGACGCTGACGGACGACCCGGTGCCGAAACCCACTCTGCGTGAAGGCCGGTGGGTGGTCGAGACCGCGTCGGGGGTCGTTCCGATCGCCGCACCGCGCGCCCGGACAGCGGCCGGGTGTGCCCCCGAATCCGGCGTGGACACCGCGGCGGTGCTGCGCTCGTTGGGGATCGCGGCGCCGTGA
- a CDS encoding amidohydrolase family protein: MTGLVIRNAEVDGVSGIDVSISDDRITGVGPNLPATSADMIDARGGALIPGLHDHHLHLHAMAADAASVYCGPPGVRDATALADALGRAPGDDNGWVRGVGYIETVAGDLDADALDRLHAARPVRVQHRSGAMWMLNGAASAAMRLADASHPGIERTPDGRPTGRVWRADAWLRDRLPPSGPPRLDAVGAALARWGITGVTDASPDLDPRSRAAIEASVSDGSLPQRVHLLGAPPDSGTTAVRGRVTVGPYKMVLADSGLPDLDDLAERIRVVHDRGRAVAVHCVTRESLLLLLAVLGDVGARAGDRIEHGALIPEETIGDLRRQGLTVVTQPGFLAHRGDDYLRDLDEIDHPDLYRCRSLIEAGVRVALSSDAPYGPADPWAVMTAAVNRRAPTGEIVGGSERLTAADALTRYLTPADDPGGRPRTVRPGAPADLVLLHAPLTDVLSAPSADAVRATLFGGIPHRI, translated from the coding sequence GTGACCGGCCTGGTGATCCGCAACGCGGAGGTCGACGGCGTCTCCGGAATCGACGTGTCGATCTCCGACGACCGGATCACGGGGGTCGGGCCGAATCTGCCCGCAACGTCGGCGGACATGATCGACGCCCGAGGCGGTGCACTGATCCCCGGTCTGCACGATCACCACCTGCACCTGCATGCGATGGCCGCTGACGCCGCGTCCGTGTATTGCGGGCCGCCGGGTGTCCGCGACGCCACCGCCCTGGCCGACGCGCTCGGGCGGGCCCCGGGCGACGACAACGGCTGGGTCCGCGGCGTCGGCTACATCGAGACCGTCGCGGGCGACCTCGACGCCGACGCACTCGACCGACTCCACGCCGCACGCCCGGTGCGGGTGCAGCATCGCAGCGGTGCGATGTGGATGCTCAACGGCGCCGCCAGTGCTGCCATGCGGTTGGCCGACGCGTCGCATCCCGGAATCGAGCGCACCCCGGACGGCCGTCCCACCGGCAGGGTGTGGCGCGCCGACGCCTGGCTGCGGGACCGGCTCCCGCCGTCCGGTCCGCCGCGCCTCGATGCGGTCGGCGCCGCCCTCGCCCGGTGGGGAATCACGGGGGTTACCGACGCCAGCCCGGACCTCGACCCCCGTTCCCGCGCCGCGATCGAGGCGTCGGTCTCGGACGGCAGCCTGCCGCAGCGAGTGCACCTGCTCGGGGCACCGCCCGACAGCGGCACCACCGCAGTGCGGGGCCGGGTCACCGTGGGCCCCTACAAGATGGTGTTGGCCGACTCCGGGCTTCCCGATCTCGACGACCTCGCCGAACGGATCCGCGTCGTCCACGACCGGGGCCGGGCGGTGGCCGTGCACTGCGTCACCCGGGAGTCGTTGCTGCTTCTGCTCGCGGTTCTCGGCGACGTCGGGGCCCGGGCCGGTGACCGCATCGAACACGGCGCGCTCATCCCCGAGGAGACGATCGGCGACCTTCGTCGACAGGGACTCACCGTCGTGACCCAGCCCGGTTTCCTCGCGCACCGCGGTGACGATTACCTGCGCGACCTCGACGAGATCGACCACCCCGACCTGTATCGCTGCCGGTCGCTGATCGAGGCGGGCGTTCGGGTCGCACTCTCGAGCGACGCCCCCTACGGGCCGGCGGACCCCTGGGCGGTGATGACCGCCGCCGTCAACCGGCGGGCGCCGACCGGTGAAATCGTCGGAGGTTCCGAACGTCTCACTGCCGCAGATGCATTGACGCGATACCTCACCCCCGCGGACGATCCCGGCGGCAGACCCCGCACCGTCCGTCCGGGCGCACCCGCTGATCTGGTACTTCTGCATGCGCCGCTCACAGACGTCCTCAGCGCACCATCCGCCGATGCCGTCCGAGCCACCCTCTTCGGCGGAATACCGCACCGAATCTGA
- a CDS encoding SDR family NAD(P)-dependent oxidoreductase, whose translation MSDKLQGRRIIITGGASGMGEGLVRAFPALGAEVVSLDRAEREGREIAESSKARFVQCDVSEQKSVDAAFAQAVDSLGGLDVLIHAAGIAPGGAAEEIPLDTWNRVMGINATGTFLTNQAAFRHLRDGGGQIINFASAAGVQGLTNKAAYSASKGAVVAWTRTAAQEWGKYGVTVNAIAPAIWTPMYDKTRASMTTEQLAAHDAYMAKAVPLGGKLGDVEKDFVPVLAFLSGEGARFMTGQIFPVDGGTLMMR comes from the coding sequence ATGTCAGATAAACTGCAGGGTAGGCGCATTATCATTACCGGAGGGGCCAGCGGAATGGGAGAAGGCCTTGTGCGGGCGTTTCCTGCCCTCGGGGCCGAAGTGGTATCGCTCGACCGCGCCGAGCGTGAGGGACGTGAGATCGCAGAGTCCAGCAAGGCTCGATTCGTCCAATGTGATGTTTCGGAACAGAAGTCGGTCGATGCGGCGTTCGCGCAGGCCGTCGATTCGCTGGGCGGTCTCGACGTCCTCATTCATGCAGCGGGCATCGCTCCAGGGGGAGCGGCCGAAGAGATTCCGCTCGACACCTGGAATCGGGTCATGGGCATCAACGCGACAGGCACGTTTCTCACGAATCAGGCGGCGTTCCGCCATCTGAGGGACGGCGGCGGACAGATCATCAACTTCGCGTCCGCCGCCGGGGTCCAGGGCTTGACGAATAAGGCTGCGTACTCGGCCAGCAAGGGTGCTGTGGTCGCGTGGACCCGCACCGCCGCTCAGGAATGGGGAAAATACGGCGTCACCGTGAACGCCATCGCTCCGGCAATTTGGACTCCCATGTACGACAAGACCCGTGCATCGATGACGACGGAACAACTGGCCGCGCACGACGCGTACATGGCGAAAGCCGTCCCGCTCGGGGGCAAGCTCGGTGACGTCGAGAAGGATTTCGTTCCGGTGCTGGCCTTCCTCTCCGGTGAGGGCGCCCGGTTCATGACGGGGCAAATCTTCCCGGTCGACGGCGGAACTCTAATGATGCGGTGA
- a CDS encoding 3-carboxyethylcatechol 2,3-dioxygenase, with the protein MVVCASHSPGMERDVDRVFGTTFRTGLARASSIVREFDPDYIVLFGGDHRRAFRHVVPTFGVALSAGIMAEAGHSPGALNVPQGTARGLAEHLLDSGIDISVCRDVQLDHAFAQPLRDLTGSVDAYPVIPLPINCATAPLPKAERVLAFGDAVGRYLSGTGDRVLVIGTGGLSHSPPSLEVDTYDISDEERARIIAEGSAAARKKIKPAWDKAFLHASATWDREALARLTDSAHADAGAGANEVRTWLAAGAAGGGVPLEPLIYEPVEEWITGMAVAVSA; encoded by the coding sequence ATGGTGGTGTGCGCGAGCCACAGCCCAGGAATGGAGCGAGATGTCGACCGAGTGTTCGGTACCACGTTCCGAACGGGGTTGGCGCGCGCGAGTTCGATCGTCCGAGAATTCGATCCCGATTACATCGTCCTGTTCGGCGGGGACCACAGGCGGGCATTCCGTCACGTCGTCCCCACTTTCGGGGTGGCACTGTCTGCCGGGATCATGGCGGAGGCCGGGCATTCTCCAGGCGCATTGAACGTCCCCCAGGGCACTGCGAGAGGCCTCGCCGAGCATCTGCTCGACTCCGGGATAGATATCTCGGTCTGCCGGGATGTGCAGCTCGACCACGCGTTCGCACAGCCTTTGCGTGATCTGACCGGCAGCGTGGACGCGTATCCCGTCATCCCGCTGCCCATCAACTGCGCAACGGCGCCGTTGCCCAAGGCCGAGCGGGTGCTCGCGTTCGGGGACGCGGTAGGCCGATATCTGTCCGGCACCGGCGATCGGGTGCTGGTCATCGGTACCGGCGGTCTTTCGCATTCGCCACCCAGTCTCGAAGTGGACACGTACGACATCAGCGACGAGGAACGCGCCAGGATCATCGCGGAGGGTTCCGCCGCCGCGCGGAAGAAGATCAAACCTGCGTGGGACAAGGCCTTCCTGCACGCATCCGCGACCTGGGACAGGGAGGCCCTCGCGCGTCTCACCGACAGCGCGCACGCGGATGCCGGTGCGGGAGCCAACGAGGTGCGGACCTGGCTGGCTGCGGGTGCGGCCGGCGGCGGCGTTCCGCTCGAGCCGCTGATCTACGAGCCGGTGGAGGAGTGGATCACCGGCATGGCTGTCGCAGTGTCGGCGTGA
- a CDS encoding FAD-binding protein: protein MFVGSSFDVVILGSGAAGLTAAFTAAVSGARVGVFEKADKVGGTAAWSGGNVWVPNNPLMGAAGVADSEEESVEYIMSLSRGLLDEDLVRAFVVAGREMVTFLDAEAGTEFYVAEGFPDYHAEHPGGKAGGGRTLETPLFAFDALGEWASRVTPGPYFANLHLVQCETPIGAAVPRPPSDAEIARRRERDERGRGQSLVGRLLAACLGAGVEVFPGMRARRLVTASAPDGRVAVTGVHFESAGGEHVEVTAGSGVVLATGGFEWNEEFKRAFLRGPLTHPVSMPTCEGDGLSMAMRVGAMLGNMREAWWSPVAELPDGVNEMNRVMVNADRTRPRSIMVNRSGRRFTNEAANYNAFGGAFHQEDVAAFRYANLPCWLIFDQEYLRRYGTVGPWPPGEVAPEWMTRADSVAELAAALGIPGEALERTVERWNGQVAEGCDPDFHRGESAHDRWWGDPHLKGAVEGTLGPLTEAPFYAVRLESGALGTKGGPKVDKHGRVVDLDGGVIGGLFAAGNVMASPFGMTYGGAGGTLAPAMVFGYLAGRHAASRPVHP, encoded by the coding sequence GTGTTCGTGGGCTCGTCGTTCGATGTGGTGATTCTGGGTTCGGGTGCTGCCGGTTTGACGGCGGCCTTCACGGCGGCAGTGAGCGGTGCCCGGGTGGGGGTGTTCGAGAAGGCTGACAAGGTCGGTGGTACGGCCGCGTGGTCGGGCGGGAACGTGTGGGTTCCGAACAATCCGCTGATGGGTGCTGCCGGCGTCGCGGACTCCGAGGAGGAGTCGGTGGAATACATCATGTCGCTGTCACGGGGCTTGCTCGACGAGGACTTGGTGCGAGCGTTCGTGGTGGCGGGGCGCGAGATGGTGACCTTCCTCGACGCGGAAGCCGGAACGGAATTTTATGTTGCCGAAGGGTTTCCGGACTACCACGCCGAACATCCGGGCGGCAAGGCCGGTGGCGGCCGGACGTTGGAGACCCCGCTGTTCGCGTTCGACGCGTTGGGAGAGTGGGCGTCCCGGGTGACACCGGGACCCTATTTCGCGAATCTGCACCTCGTGCAATGTGAGACACCGATCGGCGCCGCAGTGCCGCGGCCGCCGTCGGACGCGGAGATCGCTCGCCGCCGGGAACGCGACGAGCGGGGACGAGGACAGTCGTTGGTGGGCCGGCTACTCGCTGCCTGCCTCGGGGCCGGGGTGGAAGTGTTCCCGGGCATGCGAGCCCGGAGATTGGTGACAGCGTCGGCGCCGGACGGTCGTGTGGCCGTGACGGGAGTGCATTTCGAGTCGGCCGGCGGCGAGCACGTTGAGGTGACTGCCGGGTCTGGTGTGGTGCTGGCGACCGGGGGATTCGAGTGGAACGAGGAATTCAAAAGGGCGTTCCTGCGGGGTCCGCTGACGCATCCGGTCTCGATGCCCACGTGTGAGGGCGACGGCTTGTCGATGGCGATGCGGGTCGGGGCGATGCTCGGGAACATGAGAGAGGCGTGGTGGAGTCCGGTGGCCGAATTGCCGGACGGTGTGAACGAGATGAACCGGGTGATGGTCAACGCGGACCGCACACGGCCACGGTCGATCATGGTGAACCGCTCGGGGCGGCGTTTCACGAACGAGGCGGCGAACTACAACGCCTTCGGTGGGGCATTCCACCAGGAGGATGTGGCCGCCTTCCGCTACGCCAACCTTCCGTGCTGGTTGATCTTCGATCAGGAGTATCTGCGGCGTTACGGCACGGTCGGACCGTGGCCGCCGGGAGAGGTAGCGCCGGAATGGATGACACGGGCCGACAGTGTTGCGGAGTTGGCTGCCGCCCTGGGGATTCCGGGCGAGGCGCTGGAACGGACGGTCGAACGGTGGAACGGACAGGTGGCGGAGGGATGCGATCCAGACTTCCACCGCGGTGAGAGTGCGCACGACCGATGGTGGGGCGACCCGCACCTGAAGGGTGCCGTCGAGGGCACCCTCGGTCCTCTGACCGAGGCGCCGTTCTATGCGGTGCGGCTCGAAAGCGGGGCGTTGGGGACGAAGGGCGGTCCGAAGGTCGACAAGCACGGCAGAGTGGTGGACCTCGACGGCGGGGTGATCGGCGGGTTGTTTGCGGCGGGCAACGTGATGGCGTCGCCGTTCGGGATGACGTACGGCGGCGCGGGTGGGACGCTGGCGCCGGCAATGGTGTTCGGATATCTCGCCGGTCGCCACGCCGCATCGAGGCCGGTGCACCCATGA
- a CDS encoding CoA transferase codes for MASHSETETPTALRFSHPFGLVEGVTGISAAFSVVTALYDSRATGEGQELDLSIIEPLLTILEPQLITQDQLGHTLKRTGNQAEMNAPRGMYETIDAEWVAVSASTVSTASRPRRLVGVGGMVEEEWFSVANGRRAHAADIDAALKPWIVVHQAALRLVARCAELPMLQFWTGGDSAFGSVADRGCSIDVRVAVDLCCGEGGDVGAGR; via the coding sequence CTGGCTTCGCATTCCGAAACGGAGACCCCGACAGCCCTCCGCTTCTCCCACCCGTTCGGGTTGGTCGAAGGCGTCACTGGCATCTCTGCGGCATTTTCGGTGGTCACCGCGCTGTACGATAGTCGCGCCACCGGTGAAGGTCAGGAACTCGATCTCTCCATCATCGAACCTCTGCTCACCATCCTGGAACCCCAGCTGATCACACAGGACCAGCTCGGGCACACGTTGAAGAGAACCGGCAACCAAGCTGAGATGAATGCGCCACGAGGAATGTACGAAACGATCGACGCTGAGTGGGTCGCCGTATCGGCCAGCACCGTGTCGACGGCATCACGACCGAGAAGGCTCGTGGGCGTCGGAGGCATGGTGGAAGAAGAATGGTTCTCAGTGGCAAATGGACGGCGCGCACACGCGGCGGACATCGACGCTGCACTCAAACCCTGGATCGTGGTCCATCAAGCGGCTCTCCGTTTGGTAGCCCGGTGCGCCGAGCTGCCAATGCTGCAATTTTGGACGGGTGGTGACTCGGCGTTCGGCTCAGTTGCTGATCGCGGGTGCAGCATTGATGTACGTGTCGCTGTCGACCTGTGCTGCGGTGAAGGCGGCGATGTCGGCGCGGGTCGTTGA